A window of Citrus sinensis cultivar Valencia sweet orange chromosome 7, DVS_A1.0, whole genome shotgun sequence contains these coding sequences:
- the LOC102625651 gene encoding uncharacterized protein LOC102625651: MKSKSMAYRRRQQEKGLFSTTRKTLEDDEEDDDSSSNSNSSSSRLAAKAIRASSAHRDSSLSSAYNRTTSSSSPSSPSPLQDSKPYEYTSMKSLNESKHGFWSNLARKAKAVILDEDDDGDGDVPQQQQLPQNATHHNHMPRTDSRPKFRDQYQSNDTHQKSEGPALQKGFDAITSSISYIGNAVEGGLTIVENRTSGIIQETRKHIRKKPGISATQNQGIKQPHVQAQVQPSVQNDQELQLKASRDVAMAMAAKAKLLLRELKTVKADLAFAKERCAQLEEENKILRESRQRGDNPEDDDLIRLQLETLLAEKARLAHENSVYARENRFLREVVEYHQLTMQDVVYLNEGTEEVTEVYPIKVVSNPESVPGPPFSTSSLPHHTSVQVTHDGLPRPSPPPEVAQTASAPSSVSPLSSQRM, translated from the exons ATGAAATCTAAATCAATGGCGTACAGAAGGAGGCAGCAGGAGAagggattattttcaacaacaAGAAAGACAttagaagatgatgaagaggaTGATGACTCgagttcaaattcaaattcatcttcttctcgGTTAGCTGCCAAAGCCATAAGAGCTTCATCTGCTCATAGAGATTCATCTCTCTCCTCTGCTTACAACCGCACCACCagttcttcttctccttcttctccaTCTCCACTTCAG GATTCCAAGCCTTATGAGTACACATCAATGAAAAGTTTAAATGAATCCAAACATGGGTTTTGGAGTAATCTTGCTAGAAAAGCTAAAGCTGTTATCTTGGATgaggatgatgatggtgatggtgatgTGCCCCAACAACAGCAGCTGCCTCAAAATGCAACACATCACAATCACATGCCTAGGACTGACTCAAGACCCAAG TTCCGTGATCAATACCAATCAAATGACACCCATCAAAAATCAGAAGGTCCTGCCTTACAGAAGGGATTTGATGCGATTACATCTTCAATAAGTTATATCGGTAATGCTGTTGAG GGGGGCCTTACTATTGTGGAAAACCGAACGTCAGGCATCATTCAAGAAACTCGTAAGCATATCCGCAAGAAGCCTGGCATTTCTGCCACACAGAACCAGGGGATTAAACAACCTCATGTACAGGCCCAAGTCCAACCCTCTGTGCAAAATGATCAAGAACTTCAATTGAAGGCATCTCGCGAC GTTGCAATGGCAATGGCTGCTAAGGCGAAGCTTCTTCTTCGGGAGTTGAAAACTGTGAAAGCAGATTTAGCTTTTGCTAAAGAGCGATGTGCTCAGCTggaggaagaaaataaaatccttcGGGAGAGTCGTCAAAGGGGGGATAACCCAGAAGATGATGATTTG ATACGGCTTCAACTAGAAACACTTTTAGCAGAGAAGGCTCGATTGGCGCATGAGAACTCAGTGTACGCACGTGAGAATCGCTTCTTAAGGGAGGTTGTTGAGTATCACCAGCTCACCATGCAGGATGTTGTGTATTTGAATGAGGGTACTGAGGAAGTTACTGAAGTTTACCCAATTAAGGTTGTATCAAATCCAGAGTCTGTACCTGGGCCACCATTTTCAACCTCCTCACTGCCCCATCATACAAGTGTGCAAGTGACTCATGATGGCTTGCCTCGCCCTTCACCACCACCAGAGGTTGCCCAAACTGCTAGCGCACCAAGCTCTGTGTCCCCACTATCAAGCCAAAGGATGTGA
- the LOC102629607 gene encoding putative B3 domain-containing protein At5g58280 isoform X2 encodes MAKTNTYEEARKKRLEENSQRLQELGIEKISKTLSQLSKSVKKSPQAQRHLPKFKSESVISIVEPRRSSRARNSVVSYRDDLDIDLPPLRKRSRSNSSSWASYLARPLEEVKMASYEERARALKSAEQLQSSLQSGYPSFIKSMGLPNQFCKQNLPKTVTEMVLEDENGREFEAVYIGPKKGLSGGWRAFA; translated from the exons ATGGCGAAGACCAACACTTACGAAGAGGCTCGTAAGAAAAGACTAGAAGAAAACAGTCAGAGATTACAG GAATTGGGTATTGAAAAGATCTCGAAAACTTTGTCACAGCTTTCAAAATCTGTCAAAAAATCCCCACAGGCCCAG CGACATcttccaaaattcaaatcagAGAGTGTTATTAGCATAGTAGAACCAAGGCGCTCTTCTCGTGCTCGTAACTCTGTCGTTTCCTATCGTGATGAT CTTGACATAGACCTTCCCCCTTTACGGAAAAGGTcaagatcaaattcttcatCATGGGCGAg ttaTCTTGCGAGGCCATTGGAAGAAGTCAAAATGGCATCTTACGAAGAAAGGGCTCGAGCGTTGAAGTCTGCGGAGCAACTTCAAAGCAGCCTACAATCTGGATATCCatcttttattaaatcaatG GGGCTTCCTAATCAGTTTTGCAAGCAAAACCTTCCAAAAACCGTGACAGAAATGGTTCTAGAGGATGAAAATGGCAGGGAATTTGAGGCTGTTTATATTGGGCCAAAAAAGGGGCTTAGTGGTGGGTGGAGAGCTTTTGCATAA
- the LOC102629607 gene encoding putative B3 domain-containing protein At5g58280 isoform X1 produces the protein MAKTNTYEEARKKRLEENSQRLQELGIEKISKTLSQLSKSVKKSPQAQRHLPKFKSESVISIVEPRRSSRARNSVVSYRDDLDIDLPPLRKRSRSNSSSWASYLARPLEEVKMASYEERARALKSAEQLQSSLQSGYPSFIKSMVRSHVYSCFWLGLPNQFCKQNLPKTVTEMVLEDENGREFEAVYIGPKKGLSGGWRAFA, from the exons ATGGCGAAGACCAACACTTACGAAGAGGCTCGTAAGAAAAGACTAGAAGAAAACAGTCAGAGATTACAG GAATTGGGTATTGAAAAGATCTCGAAAACTTTGTCACAGCTTTCAAAATCTGTCAAAAAATCCCCACAGGCCCAG CGACATcttccaaaattcaaatcagAGAGTGTTATTAGCATAGTAGAACCAAGGCGCTCTTCTCGTGCTCGTAACTCTGTCGTTTCCTATCGTGATGAT CTTGACATAGACCTTCCCCCTTTACGGAAAAGGTcaagatcaaattcttcatCATGGGCGAg ttaTCTTGCGAGGCCATTGGAAGAAGTCAAAATGGCATCTTACGAAGAAAGGGCTCGAGCGTTGAAGTCTGCGGAGCAACTTCAAAGCAGCCTACAATCTGGATATCCatcttttattaaatcaatGGTTAGGTCTCATGTTTATAGTTGCTTTTGGTTG GGGCTTCCTAATCAGTTTTGCAAGCAAAACCTTCCAAAAACCGTGACAGAAATGGTTCTAGAGGATGAAAATGGCAGGGAATTTGAGGCTGTTTATATTGGGCCAAAAAAGGGGCTTAGTGGTGGGTGGAGAGCTTTTGCATAA